The genomic region AAGATGCTGACATCGACGAGGCGGTCGAGGCGGCGGTGGTGGCCCGCTACGCGAATTGCGGCCAGGTGTGCATTTGCAACGAGATGGTCTTGGTGCACGAAGCGGTGGCGGATGAGTTTACCGAGAAGGTGATCGCCCGGGCTTCGCAGATCAAGGTGGGCGACCCGATGAAAAACATCGGCATGGGGGCCAGCACCAGCCCCGGCGGGTTGAAGCGGATCGAGGACATCGTCAACGAGACGGTGAAGCAAGGCGCCAAGGTCGCGCTCGGCGGCAAGCGTCCCGAGGGCCCGGAATTCGAGAAGGGGAACTGGTACCTGCCCACTATCCTGACCGATGTGACCAAGGACATGGCGGCGGTGCAGGAAGAGATCTTCGGACCGGTGATGCCGATTGTACGGATTTCCGGATACGAAGAAGCTCTTGAGATCGCCAATGCGCGAAACGATGGCTTGTCGGCCTACCTTTGGACGAAGAACTACTCGACCTTCATGGACGCGATCCAGCGCATGGAGACGGGAACGATCTTCATCAACAAGGGCATTTGCGGCTACATCCAGGGCTACCACTCCGGTCACAAGCGCAGTGGCTTGGGGGGCGAGGATGGCATCTACGGCTTGGAAGGCTATCTGCAGAAGCGGACGATCTATCTCAAGTACTAGTCCGGGAAGGGGAGTTGCGAAATGAGCAGACACTATCTCATGAGTCAAACGGAGTGCGGGAGTGTTCTCTCCGAAAATGAGGGGCCCTCTTTTAGCCTCTTGGATTTTCCTGGTTGGAAGGGCTTGTCTCTAGAGGATGTTGGGCTGCTTTTTTTCCTGTTCGATATCGAAGCAGGAGCCGCCGAATTTCCGTTGCACGCATCGGAGGACGAGTGGTTGGCTTATGTGATCGAAGGGGGTGGAGAGCTGTATTCCGGTTTCGGCGATACGAAAAAGACGGGATCTGTTCGTTTCGCGGAAGGGGATTTCATCACCTTCCACTCGAATACATCGCATGCCTGGAAGAACGGGCAGCAGCGGACGCGGATCCTCTTTGCCAGGAAGGCTTAGCCTATAGACCAGAGGAAATGTATTTAAATAGTGGATAGCGATGCAAGGTCGCTTCCCACCTCGAGAACTATTGAAAACCTACTTTGTCATGGAAATTGATCTCAGCGGAAATCACTGGAAGATGGAAAAGATTCGCCCCGGAGCTGGGGTGAAGGAGGAATGGCACAAACTGCCTTCCGAATACCAAGGGACTTACTTCAATTGGAATCAGGCCTCGGTGCCGGGCGACGTCTACACGGACCTTCAGCGGGCGGGTGAGATTGACGACATCCTGATGGGCCGAAACATGGGCAAGGCGAAGTGGGCCCATGAATACGAGTATTGGTACATGTCCAAGTTCAACGCTCCGGAAGAAATGCGGGGCAAGCAGATCGAGCTGGTTTTTGAAGGCGTCGACTACAGTTGCGAGGTTTGGCTTAATGGTATCTACCTCGGCAAGCACGAGGGCATGTACGAGGATTTTCACTTCGACATAACCCGCCTGACCCGTTTCGAGCAATGGTACGAAGGCTGCAATATCATTATGATCAAGCTCGATCCTCCGCCGCGCAACTATCGACGTGTGGCGGGTAAGAAGTTCTGCTTCTCCGGCGACTACATGCCAGGGTTAGTGCCCTTTGGCATATGGCGTCCAGTCAAGGTGCGTGCGACTGGAATTACGCGTATTCGAAATTTCAGGATTGAGTCAGATCTGTTGAGCCAGCAGGGGGCAAATGTAAGGGTAGAAATCGAAATTGAGAACTTGGGCTGTCAGCCGATCGAAGTAGATCTGGTTACCCAGATCCGAGGAGAGAACTTTGAATCTCGCGCGTACCCTTGGGAGGGCGTCGTAACGCTGCGTCCAGGTAGAAACAAAGTTTGTATAGAAGTTCTAATGGAAGATGTGAAGCTTTGGTGGCCTTGGGATATGGGTGAACAGCATCTTTATGAACTCTCTGCAGTCCTTGTTCATGAGGGCAATCGACTGGACTCCAAACGTGAAGTGTTTGGTGTGAGGGAGGTTAAGTTGGAAATGAATCCGGGTTTCTTACGGGCGGAAGTTGAGAATCCGTGGACTTTCGTGATCAATGGTAGACCGTACTTCCTTCGTGGAGCATGTTGGGGTGGTCCTCCGTCCTATTTCTATGGTCGCAACTCCGATAGAAAGTACGAAGACCGTTTGAAGATGGTGAAGGAAGCGAACATCAACAATCTACGAATCTTCGGCTGGCACCCTCCGGAAGTACCGAAATTTTACGAACTCTGCGATCGCTTGGGTATCACGGTATGGACGAATTTCGGTTTTGCGACGCAGGCCTTTGAGGCGACGCCGGAATTTCTGTATGGAGTGCTAAACGAGTGCAAGGCCACGGTCATACAACGCCGCAACCACCCGTCGAACATCATTTGGATGGGAGGGGAGGAAGTGTTTTTCTCCGATGCCCATGTCGACAGCGACAACAAGCTGATCATGGAGGAGATCGGTAAGGCGGTAGCGGAGGTGACCAATGTCCCTTATGCCTTGGCATCGCCGATGAGTGGCGAGTACGGGCAGAAGCTTGGTTTCGCTCCGAAGGAGTCCTCTCACGCCAATGAGCACTACTACGCTGCCGGTCACCTTCTGATGGAGGACTATTACGGCACCATGGACTATTGCGTGATTCCTGAGTTGACAGCGGCCTCGGCGCCGGCGGTGGAGAGTCTGAAGAAGTTCATCCCCGAAAAGGAGCTCTGGCCGATGGGGCCGAGCTGGGGCTACCATTGGGCGGACCTTACCATTTTGAAGTTGCTCAATGTGGAAGTCTTTGGCGAGACGCGGGACGGTTCCTTGGAGGAATTCGTAGAGTCGACGCAACTCGCTCATGGGATCATCGCCCAGTATGCATTGGAGCATTTCCGTCGCCGCAAGCCGCGGGTCAGCGCGGTGGCGCTTTGTCACTTCATGACTTATTTGCCGGACATCAAGTGGGGCATAATCGACTACTATGGCAAGAAGAAGACTGCCTTCGAGTATGTCACGCGGGCCTACCAGCCGCTGTTGCCCAGTCTCGAATACCGCAAGCGCCGCTTCAATTCAGGTTCTCCGCTGGAGGCCAGCGTTTGGATCGTCAACGACTATCATCGCTCCTTCGAGAATCTGATCTTAAGTTGGAAGGTGTTGAGCCCAGCGGGCAAGACTTTGGGCGAAGGTAGCCGGGTGGTTCATATAGACGCTGAGAGCTCGAAGGCGTATTTGGATCTGGATACGATCATCGAAGGAAGCGACTACGAGCTCTTTAAGGTCGAGATGTCGATTGCGGACGCGAAGGGCAAGATCCTGTCCAGCAACTTCCACACGCTGATGGTCGGAGACCAGGAGGCTGCGATCGAGCGCAGTCTCAAGCTCTACGATCAAATGCGCGACGACCAGCAAGCCTTTGGCAAGAGCTACTATCGCTACCACGAAGAGCTTTGGGATATCGATTGACTGGCCTGAATTGCGTTTTGTAAGAGTGGCGACGAATATGGCGTGAAATATTCTGTTTTGCGAAAAGCCAACCGGTTGCGCCGGTTGGCTTTTTAAGCACGTTCCGATTGAGGAGACTGATGCATTACAATGGTCCCGGATGGAAGGGCCGTGGCGAAATAGTGTTGACTAAAAATTGTCGATTGTATGCAAAAAAGAAAGCCCTTCGGTTGGGCTCTCCTGATCTGCTCGTTTCAAAGAGCTTCCCCAAAGAACTCCACAACCTATGATAAAAGATACCCCCTTTCTAGTGTTATCCCTCGCCTTGGGCTTGTCGTTGCAAGGACCTAATCTCGGCACTGAAGTCTGTGCCCAAACGGATGTACCTGACAGCCTGACGCTCTTTGATTTCGACGAAGGCTTTGATCTTGGGTCTGTCGAAAGCAACGACGCCAATGCCAGTCTGATTGGCGAGGGTGACCGGCAGCTTCTGGTGGAAACGGGGATTCGCTCTGGCGCGCCTGGAGTAACGCTCAAGCGCTCCTCGGGAAGCTGGGATCTCGATCCCTATTATCATGTGAAGATGGACATCAGGAATGTTGGCGAGCATCCGGCGAAGATCATCTTCAAGGTGGGCGATCCGGAGGACGACATGGAAGGTTGGCAGATGGAGATTCGGTTCGATTTGAAGCCGGGCGAAACCAAGACGGTGGCCGACGATATTTCCACCTCGCCATGGCGCTTTGCCGAACCGCTTGAGTTGGTGGCGATGCGGGCCGCGCCCGGTTCGGCGAAGACCGATTTGAGCGCTATCGATCAGGTTCGGATTTCCATCGTGTATCCAGATGCTAGGCACAAGCTTGTGATCGACAACATTCGGGCAACGAATCCGGTGCGTTGGGTTGGTTCCGAGGGTTTTCTTCCGTTTGTCGATCGCTTTGGGCAATACAAGCATGCCGATTGGCCAGGAAAAGTCTATTCCAGTGACGACCTTCGTCAATTGGCCCGAGAGGAAGATCGCCGCTTGGCGAGCCATCCCGGGCCATCGCATTTTTGTGGCTTTGGTGGCTGGAAGGAGGGACCTCAGCTGGAAGCGACCGGGTTCTTCAGGACAGAGAAGCTCGACGGCGCTTGGTGGCTTGTTGATCCTGACGGACACCTTTTTTGGTCGCATGGCGTTTGTTGCGTAGATCCATGGGCCTCGTCCACGGGAGTGACAGACCGCGAGGGCTATTTCGAATGGATTCCAGAGAAGGATTCTCGTTTCGGGCAGTTCTTTGGCAAGGCTCACGGAGCCGCTCATGGATTCTACAAAGGGAGAGGCGAAAGGGATACGTACAGCTTCCATGCTTCGAACTTGTTTCGAAAGTTTGGCGAAAACTGGCGCGAGGGCTTCAGGCGCGTGGCGCATGCCCGTCTGCGTAGCTGGGGAATGAATACGGCAGGCGTCGCTTCGGATCGCGAATTCTGCCAGGACGGCGTCACTCCGTACACGGAAACGGTTTGGGTGAGGGGAACGCGTAAGATAGAGGCCTCGCAGGGATATTGGGGTCCGTTTCACGATGTGTTCGATCCCAGCTTCCGTCGGCAGGTTCGTGCTGCGCTGGCTGGTCGGGAGCGGGCAGCGAACGATTCCTGGTGTCTTGGCTTCTTCGTAGAAAACGAACTTTCGTGGGGCGCTGAAGGATCGCTGGCCGAGGCGGCGCTTGCGAGCCCGGCCGATCAACCCGCCAAGCTGGAATTCGTCTCCGACCTCAGAGCCAAGTACGCCGACATTCAGTCGCTCAATGCCGTTTGGTCTACTGAATATGCTTCTTGGCAGGCGTTGCTTCAGAGCACCGTACGGCCGGATCGGACCAAGGCGTGGGATGACTTGTCTGCATTCTATGCGAGGATCGTAGAGACCTATTTCTCGACGGTCCGCGAGGAAATGAAAGCGGTTGCTCCCAACATCATGTATTTGGGATGTCGATTGGCTTGGGCGAACAGCGAGACGGTGATCCGGACGGCGGCCAAGTACCAGGATGTGATGAGCATGAACCGGTATGATTACAATGTTACGAACGTCGGTTTTCCCCATGGTGTGGACAAACCCATCTTGATCGGGGAATTCCACTTTGGATCGCTGGATCGTGGTTCGCTCCATC from Pelagicoccus sp. SDUM812003 harbors:
- a CDS encoding sugar-binding domain-containing protein, with product MEIDLSGNHWKMEKIRPGAGVKEEWHKLPSEYQGTYFNWNQASVPGDVYTDLQRAGEIDDILMGRNMGKAKWAHEYEYWYMSKFNAPEEMRGKQIELVFEGVDYSCEVWLNGIYLGKHEGMYEDFHFDITRLTRFEQWYEGCNIIMIKLDPPPRNYRRVAGKKFCFSGDYMPGLVPFGIWRPVKVRATGITRIRNFRIESDLLSQQGANVRVEIEIENLGCQPIEVDLVTQIRGENFESRAYPWEGVVTLRPGRNKVCIEVLMEDVKLWWPWDMGEQHLYELSAVLVHEGNRLDSKREVFGVREVKLEMNPGFLRAEVENPWTFVINGRPYFLRGACWGGPPSYFYGRNSDRKYEDRLKMVKEANINNLRIFGWHPPEVPKFYELCDRLGITVWTNFGFATQAFEATPEFLYGVLNECKATVIQRRNHPSNIIWMGGEEVFFSDAHVDSDNKLIMEEIGKAVAEVTNVPYALASPMSGEYGQKLGFAPKESSHANEHYYAAGHLLMEDYYGTMDYCVIPELTAASAPAVESLKKFIPEKELWPMGPSWGYHWADLTILKLLNVEVFGETRDGSLEEFVESTQLAHGIIAQYALEHFRRRKPRVSAVALCHFMTYLPDIKWGIIDYYGKKKTAFEYVTRAYQPLLPSLEYRKRRFNSGSPLEASVWIVNDYHRSFENLILSWKVLSPAGKTLGEGSRVVHIDAESSKAYLDLDTIIEGSDYELFKVEMSIADAKGKILSSNFHTLMVGDQEAAIERSLKLYDQMRDDQQAFGKSYYRYHEELWDID
- a CDS encoding cupin domain-containing protein codes for the protein MDFPGWKGLSLEDVGLLFFLFDIEAGAAEFPLHASEDEWLAYVIEGGGELYSGFGDTKKTGSVRFAEGDFITFHSNTSHAWKNGQQRTRILFARKA